Proteins encoded within one genomic window of Bremerella alba:
- a CDS encoding arylsulfatase yields MRFLLSLCIIACSCFAMVSSVAAAEAKRPNIVLIMCDDMGFSDIGCYGGEVETPHLDKLATSGMRFRTFYNNAKCEHTRASLLTGRWWHHVGASASVVYKAPTFGERMREAGYRTLMVGKWHAGQTPYQRGFDRYYGLTDGCCNFWNPGHARPDEAEPAKKRVRRWAIDAQEFQPFTPESKDFYTTDAFTDHAIEYLETYKDEQQPFLLYVAYTAPHYPLHASEEDIAKYRGRYGEMGWDKLREQRFAQQQKLGVLPEHASLSPRDPVLPAWDDIAEKDRDSWDLRMATYAAMIDRMDRNIGRILQKLEETGKADNTVIFFLSDNGACDESSDRSTVEGAMPWEVTSYLTQGRNWANASNTPYRKYKTTDYEGGTKTPMIAWWPGEIEPGTFTDQPGHLVDFMPTMLDLAGAKVTAELPGYSLVETLGGSTDDRPWPIYWQFGKAQAIRDHDWKLVKLGKADWELYNLNEDPTELNDLAPDHPDKVQQLAAKWQAWWKDKGN; encoded by the coding sequence ATGCGTTTTCTTTTGTCTCTGTGCATCATCGCATGCTCTTGCTTCGCGATGGTTTCAAGCGTCGCTGCGGCCGAAGCCAAGCGGCCCAACATCGTCTTGATCATGTGCGACGACATGGGGTTTTCAGACATTGGTTGCTACGGCGGAGAAGTCGAAACGCCCCATCTCGACAAACTGGCCACCAGCGGAATGCGGTTCCGCACGTTCTATAACAACGCCAAGTGCGAACACACGCGGGCCTCGCTATTAACCGGGCGTTGGTGGCACCATGTGGGTGCGTCGGCAAGTGTCGTGTACAAGGCTCCGACCTTTGGCGAACGCATGCGCGAGGCAGGCTATCGCACGCTGATGGTTGGCAAGTGGCACGCCGGGCAAACGCCTTACCAGCGCGGGTTCGATCGGTACTATGGCCTGACCGATGGTTGCTGCAACTTCTGGAACCCCGGCCACGCGCGGCCAGACGAAGCAGAACCAGCCAAAAAACGCGTCCGCCGCTGGGCGATCGATGCCCAAGAGTTCCAGCCGTTCACGCCTGAGTCGAAAGACTTCTACACGACCGATGCGTTCACCGATCATGCCATCGAATACCTGGAGACCTACAAGGACGAACAACAGCCGTTCCTGCTGTACGTTGCTTACACCGCGCCGCACTATCCACTGCATGCCAGCGAGGAAGACATTGCCAAATATCGCGGTCGGTATGGCGAGATGGGCTGGGACAAACTGCGGGAGCAGCGTTTTGCGCAGCAGCAGAAGTTGGGCGTGCTTCCCGAGCATGCCAGTTTGTCGCCGCGAGATCCTGTCTTGCCGGCTTGGGACGACATTGCCGAAAAAGACCGCGACTCGTGGGATCTTCGCATGGCAACCTATGCCGCGATGATCGACCGCATGGACCGCAACATCGGCCGCATTCTGCAGAAGCTGGAAGAGACGGGAAAAGCGGACAACACGGTCATCTTCTTTCTGTCCGATAACGGGGCATGCGATGAATCGTCTGACCGGTCGACCGTGGAAGGAGCCATGCCATGGGAAGTGACCAGCTATCTGACCCAGGGACGCAACTGGGCCAACGCGTCGAACACGCCCTATCGCAAATACAAAACGACCGACTACGAAGGGGGTACGAAAACGCCCATGATCGCCTGGTGGCCTGGGGAAATTGAACCCGGCACCTTTACCGATCAACCGGGACACCTGGTCGATTTCATGCCCACCATGCTCGACTTGGCCGGAGCGAAAGTCACCGCAGAACTACCAGGTTATTCGCTGGTCGAAACACTCGGCGGTTCTACCGACGATCGCCCCTGGCCCATCTATTGGCAGTTCGGCAAAGCCCAGGCCATCCGCGACCACGACTGGAAGCTGGTCAAGCTCGGCAAAGCAGACTGGGAACTGTACAACCTAAACGAAGACCCGACCGAACTAAACGATCTCGCCCCAGACCACCCCGACAAAGTGCAGCAACTGGCTGCCAAGTGGCAAGCGTGGTGGAAGGACAAAGGTAATTAG